The genomic window CCTCGAGGGAGACGACGTCGTCGAGCTGCAACTGCCGGCCGCGTCGGCGATCGATCTCGCCGTTGACCCGCACCGCGCCGTCGGCGATCGCCGCTTTCACGTCTCCGCCGGAGTCGAGCAGACCGGCGAACTTCAAGAACTGCCCGAGTCGGATGCCCTCGCCGCCGATCGGGACATCGGTGATCTGTGTCGGGTTCGTCATCCCCGAATGCTAACAAGGATGCGGTGGCTGGACCGGGGGACAGGATGTGGTTGTACCCTCAGCGGTACCGGGCCATCGTGGCTCGCAAAGGAGCACCATCATGGGCGAGAAGTCCGCACGGAAAGAAGGCGGCAAGACCGCACCGGCGAAGACGCTGAAGGAGAAGCGCACCGCCAAGGCCGACAAGAAGGCCGGTAACGCGCGTTCGGAGAACACCGACGCGGTCACGCGGGTCAAGAACCGCTCGTCCTGATCAGCGGCCCGTCGCGGTCGGTGATGCGCTCAGGCGTCTGTCCCCTCACGGAGACGGGCGCCTGTTCTGGTCTTCACCCTCGCCGCGATCCGCCCGGGTGTCGACCTCGACCGGCAAGCGGT from Plantibacter flavus includes these protein-coding regions:
- a CDS encoding RNA-binding S4 domain-containing protein gives rise to the protein MTNPTQITDVPIGGEGIRLGQFLKFAGLLDSGGDVKAAIADGAVRVNGEIDRRRGRQLQLDDVVSLEGRSVRVRP